A genomic stretch from Larus michahellis chromosome 7, bLarMic1.1, whole genome shotgun sequence includes:
- the RND3 gene encoding rho-related GTP-binding protein RhoE has product MKERRASQKLSSKAVMDPNQNVKCKIVVVGDSQCGKTALLHVFAKDCFPESYVPTVFENYTASFEIDTQRIELSLWDTSGSPYYDNVRPLSYPDSDAVLICFDISRPETLDSVLKKWKGEIQEFCPNTKMLLVGCKSDLRTDVSTLVELSNHRQTPVSYDQGANMAKQIGAATYIECSALQSENSVRDIFHVATLACVNKTNKNVKRNKSQRATKRISHMPGRPELSTVATDLRKDKAKSCTVM; this is encoded by the exons ATGAAGGAAAGAAGAGCGAGCCAGAAGTTATCGAGCAAGGCGGTGATGGATCCCAACCAGAACGTGAAGTGCAAGATCGTAGTGGTGGGGGACAGCCAGTGCGGGAAGACCGCCCTGCTCCACGTCTTTGCCAAGGACTGCTTCCCTGAG AGCTACGTCCCCACCGTCTTCGAGAACTACACGGCCAGCTTCGAGATCGACACGCAGCGCATCGAGCTCAGCCTCTGGGACACCTCGG GGTCTCCTTATTATGACAATGTCCGCCCGCTCTCCTATCCGGATTCTGATGCTGTCCTGATTTGCTTTGACATCAGTCGGCCAGAAACTCTTGACAGTGTGCTAAAAAAG TGGAAAGGTGAAATCCAGGAGTTTTGTCCGAACACCAAAATGCTTTTGGTTGGTTGCAAGTCGGATCTGCGCACAGATGTAAGCACGCTAGTGGAGCTTTCCAATCATAGGCAGACGCCTGTGTCCTACGATCAG ggtGCAAATATGGCCAAACAGATTGGAGCAGCTACGTATATTGAATGCTCAGCCTTACAGTCAGAAAACAGTGTCAGAGACATTTTTCATGTTGCCACCTTGGCGTGtgtgaataaaacaaataaaaatgttaaacgAAACAAATCGCAGAGGGCAACAAAGCGGATTTCACACATGCCTGGCAGGCCAGAACTTTCCACAGTGGCGACGGACTTGCGAAAGGACAAAGCAAAGAGTTGCACGGTGATGTGA